A DNA window from Insulibacter thermoxylanivorax contains the following coding sequences:
- the ybeY gene encoding rRNA maturation RNase YbeY, whose protein sequence is MAVTLICINEQDHYPLPESWTPMLEKLLHIAAEHEQVSAGEVALTFVDDAQIHELNRTYRGIDRPTDVLSFPMLEVGGEELKVTFDEAEDAPEEMLGDIIISVERAIAQSEDYGHSLEREIGFLFVHGFLHLLGYDHGDEEEEKVMFAKQELILQKAGLVR, encoded by the coding sequence ATGGCAGTTACCCTGATCTGCATAAACGAACAAGACCATTATCCGCTTCCCGAATCGTGGACACCTATGCTGGAGAAGCTGCTGCACATTGCCGCCGAGCATGAACAAGTAAGCGCCGGCGAAGTGGCTCTCACCTTCGTGGATGATGCTCAGATCCATGAGCTTAACCGCACTTACCGCGGCATCGATCGGCCGACGGATGTGTTGTCTTTCCCGATGTTGGAAGTGGGCGGGGAGGAGCTTAAGGTCACCTTCGATGAAGCGGAAGATGCGCCGGAGGAGATGCTCGGCGACATCATCATCTCCGTCGAGCGGGCCATCGCCCAGAGCGAGGATTACGGCCACAGCCTTGAACGGGAGATCGGCTTCCTGTTCGTGCATGGTTTCCTCCATCTGCTGGGGTATGATCACGGCGATGAAGAGGAAGAGAAGGTCATGTTTGCCAAGCAGGAACTTATCTTACAGAAGGCTGGTCTTGTTCGATGA
- a CDS encoding diacylglycerol kinase, whose amino-acid sequence MRPVRTKKLKQSFMYAIAGLRYAYATQLNMRIHIGAACAAALLLLLLPLSASEVLFVSAAVFTVIICELANTALESVVDLASPNLHPLARIAKDTAAAAVMVSAFFAVTVGLAVFLPAILEILKNGYQLSPSIPSLAAAIVIFTMAAIAGAANKPR is encoded by the coding sequence ATGAGACCGGTTAGAACGAAGAAGCTGAAGCAAAGCTTCATGTATGCGATCGCGGGACTTCGCTATGCTTACGCGACGCAGTTGAATATGCGCATCCACATCGGGGCTGCGTGTGCGGCTGCGCTCTTGCTCTTATTGCTGCCGCTGAGCGCTTCAGAGGTACTGTTCGTATCCGCTGCCGTGTTTACCGTGATCATCTGCGAGCTGGCGAATACCGCTCTGGAATCCGTTGTCGATCTCGCCAGCCCTAATCTTCATCCCTTAGCCCGCATAGCCAAAGATACCGCTGCAGCCGCCGTCATGGTGTCTGCTTTTTTTGCCGTTACGGTGGGGCTTGCGGTCTTCCTGCCGGCGATTCTGGAGATCCTGAAGAATGGCTACCAGCTGTCCCCGTCGATCCCCTCGCTGGCTGCAGCGATCGTGATCTTCACGATGGCGGCGATTGCCGGCGCTGCGAACAAACCGAGGTAA
- a CDS encoding PhoH family protein, which yields MAEGLALFGPQDRYLRLIEEKYQAKIMSREEEVVIAGESKELDSLEQLFRVLLTLIRQGHQLNERDIAYAIELSKTLQADELLDLYKAEITTTYRGKPIRVKTIGQRHYVTTIRKKDIVFGVGPAGTGKTYLAVVLAVVALKQGAVKRIVLTRPAVEAGENLGFLPGDLQEKVDPYLRPLYDALNDVLGPEQVAKSMERGFIEIAPLAYMRGRTLDDSFIILDEAQNTTTEQMKMFLTRLGFGSKMVITGDITQIDLPRGKTSGLIEAERILKDIDEIGFIHFTEQDVVRHSLVQKIINAYNKNDNQV from the coding sequence ATGGCTGAAGGGTTGGCTCTATTCGGCCCCCAAGACAGATACCTGCGATTAATCGAAGAGAAATACCAAGCCAAGATCATGTCGCGGGAAGAGGAGGTTGTGATCGCAGGGGAGAGCAAGGAACTCGACAGCTTGGAGCAATTGTTCCGCGTCTTGCTCACCCTTATCCGCCAGGGCCATCAATTAAATGAACGGGATATCGCCTACGCCATCGAGCTCAGCAAGACACTGCAAGCGGACGAGCTTCTCGATCTGTACAAGGCGGAGATCACGACGACATACCGAGGCAAGCCCATACGCGTCAAGACGATCGGACAGCGGCACTATGTGACGACGATCCGCAAGAAGGACATCGTCTTCGGCGTAGGGCCGGCGGGTACCGGCAAGACCTATCTGGCCGTAGTACTTGCAGTTGTCGCTTTGAAACAAGGCGCGGTGAAGCGGATCGTGCTGACAAGACCCGCCGTTGAAGCCGGGGAGAACCTTGGTTTTCTGCCAGGCGACCTGCAGGAAAAGGTTGACCCGTATCTGCGGCCATTGTATGATGCACTTAACGATGTACTGGGTCCTGAACAAGTAGCCAAATCCATGGAACGCGGTTTCATAGAGATCGCTCCTTTGGCCTATATGCGTGGAAGAACACTGGATGACTCCTTCATCATCCTCGATGAAGCACAGAATACAACAACTGAACAGATGAAGATGTTCTTGACCAGGCTCGGCTTCGGATCGAAGATGGTCATCACCGGTGACATCACCCAGATCGATCTGCCCCGCGGCAAGACCAGCGGGTTGATCGAAGCAGAGCGCATCTTGAAGGACATCGATGAGATCGGTTTTATTCACTTTACGGAGCAGGACGTCGTGCGTCATTCTTTGGTTCAGAAGATCATCAATGCCTACAACAAGAATGACAATCAAGTATAG
- a CDS encoding HDIG domain-containing metalloprotein, with protein MQSQSARQGSQAADSSRKSILNGWKDSLGVRIALFFCLAVLFYVSTSDKLLPKTYNLEPGMVSEHTILAPKQIPNEAATRKAQDEAAERVQPVYAVVPMQNGELLSILFDKLEQINGDPTFTNSERYELFPKVFPAEYEAFFEQKINAWEASNTYNESVLTAMRNAIQDQAYRIPQESYYKFTRLSAETLEQMETVALPIVNKLMSEPIENAEQARARVAEMVNASSLNTALSREIAQEIIRFVITPNKFSDAEATIQAKEAARNNVEPIYIQKNEVLVRQGEMITPELYQILQQYDLLGTEINYAAQFGLILLILLMAAVLYWYIRQSDLNIRHNNVQLLMLLLIFVINVIVMKIVALAQSQDYPYLGYLAPAALGSMLIAILLEGRLAIVCSVIFSILSSIIFNSATNDQLFDYHYGFVSLVVCFAAVFAIQKASQRSAILKTGLLISLLGGLAVLSITLLQDQYDLESIALSLVFVLASGLLTAVLAIGLLPFFEVSFGILSPLKLIELSNPNHPLLRKLLVETPGTYHHSVMVGNLAEAAAEAIGANGLLCRVGSFYHDIGKTKRPSYFIENQGNMGNPHDDLDPSISKEIIIAHARDGEQMLREYKMPKQLRDIAEQHHGTTLLKYFYHKAIKLAEENNQPIDFTEEDYRYPGPKAQTKEAAIVGIADSVEAAVRSLHNPSLEQISALVDKIIKDRLEDNQFNECDLTLRELDIIGSTLKESLLGIFHSRIEYPEDTPKKTEDGESSTNTA; from the coding sequence ATGCAATCACAGTCTGCCCGGCAAGGTTCACAGGCCGCCGATTCCAGCAGAAAATCGATCTTAAACGGCTGGAAGGACAGCCTCGGCGTGCGGATCGCCTTGTTTTTCTGCTTGGCGGTGCTGTTCTATGTGTCGACCAGCGATAAGCTGCTGCCCAAGACCTACAATCTTGAACCCGGCATGGTCAGCGAACACACGATCCTCGCGCCGAAGCAGATTCCCAATGAGGCAGCGACGCGCAAAGCTCAGGATGAAGCCGCCGAGAGGGTGCAGCCGGTCTACGCCGTTGTCCCTATGCAGAACGGTGAATTGCTGAGTATTCTCTTTGATAAATTGGAACAGATCAATGGGGATCCGACGTTTACCAACAGCGAACGCTATGAGTTGTTTCCGAAGGTGTTTCCGGCGGAATATGAAGCTTTCTTCGAACAGAAGATCAATGCTTGGGAGGCATCCAATACTTACAATGAATCGGTCTTAACGGCGATGCGCAACGCTATCCAAGACCAAGCGTACCGCATCCCGCAGGAATCCTATTACAAATTCACCCGTTTGTCTGCTGAGACCCTCGAGCAGATGGAGACGGTGGCCCTGCCGATCGTCAACAAGCTGATGAGCGAGCCGATCGAGAATGCGGAGCAGGCGAGAGCGCGCGTGGCCGAGATGGTCAATGCCTCCTCGCTCAATACCGCGTTGTCCAGAGAGATCGCTCAGGAAATCATTCGCTTCGTCATCACGCCGAACAAATTCAGCGACGCTGAAGCGACGATCCAGGCTAAAGAAGCGGCACGCAACAATGTTGAGCCAATCTATATACAGAAGAATGAGGTGCTCGTAAGGCAAGGTGAGATGATCACGCCGGAGCTCTATCAGATTCTGCAGCAATATGATCTGCTCGGGACCGAGATCAACTACGCCGCTCAGTTCGGCTTGATCCTGTTGATCTTGCTTATGGCAGCTGTTCTGTATTGGTATATCCGCCAAAGCGATCTGAACATCCGGCATAACAACGTACAGCTCCTGATGCTGCTCTTGATCTTCGTGATCAATGTGATTGTGATGAAGATCGTCGCTCTCGCGCAGAGTCAGGATTATCCATATCTTGGCTACCTGGCGCCGGCTGCACTGGGCAGCATGTTGATCGCGATCTTACTGGAAGGACGACTGGCGATTGTTTGCTCGGTCATCTTCTCGATTCTGTCCAGCATTATCTTCAACTCGGCAACGAATGATCAGCTGTTTGATTATCATTATGGCTTCGTATCACTCGTTGTCTGCTTCGCGGCGGTATTCGCGATTCAGAAGGCGAGTCAGCGGTCGGCGATCCTTAAGACGGGGCTGCTCATCTCGCTGCTTGGAGGATTGGCCGTCCTCAGCATCACTCTGCTGCAGGATCAGTATGATCTTGAGAGCATTGCGCTTTCTTTGGTTTTCGTCCTGGCGAGCGGCCTCTTGACCGCTGTGCTCGCCATCGGACTCTTGCCGTTCTTCGAGGTATCCTTCGGCATCCTGTCGCCGCTGAAGCTCATCGAGCTGTCCAATCCGAATCACCCGCTGCTTCGCAAGCTTCTCGTGGAGACGCCGGGCACCTACCATCACAGCGTCATGGTGGGCAACTTGGCAGAAGCGGCAGCGGAAGCGATTGGCGCCAACGGTCTGCTGTGCCGGGTCGGTTCATTCTACCATGACATCGGCAAGACGAAGCGGCCAAGCTACTTCATCGAAAATCAAGGCAATATGGGCAACCCGCACGATGATCTGGATCCGAGCATCAGCAAGGAGATCATCATCGCCCATGCACGGGACGGCGAGCAGATGCTGCGCGAGTACAAGATGCCGAAGCAGCTTCGTGACATCGCTGAGCAGCACCATGGCACCACGCTGCTCAAATATTTCTACCATAAGGCGATCAAGCTGGCGGAGGAGAACAACCAGCCAATTGACTTCACCGAGGAGGATTATCGCTATCCAGGTCCGAAGGCGCAAACGAAGGAAGCAGCGATTGTCGGCATTGCCGATTCGGTGGAGGCGGCGGTTCGCTCGCTGCATAATCCGTCGCTGGAACAGATCAGCGCGCTGGTGGACAAGATCATTAAGGACAGGCTGGAGGACAACCAGTTCAACGAATGCGATCTAACCCTGCGAGAATTGGACATCATCGGAAGCACGCTGAAGGAATCCCTTCTCGGCATCTTCCATTCCCGCATCGAATACCCGGAGGATACGCCTAAGAAGACGGAGGATGGAGAAAGCTCCACGAATACGGCTTAG
- the era gene encoding GTPase Era, protein MNPKQTYRSGFVTLVGRPNVGKSTLLNQIVGQKVAIMSDKPQTTRNKIQAVYTTDHAQIVFLDTPGIHKPKHKLGDYMVKTATSTLNEVDLILFLIDVSEELGGGDRFIMKQFEGVNTPVFCVMNKIDLVRPEKLLEIIAQYKEEYDFAEFIPVSAKQGNNVQTLIDQILKRLPEGPQYYPEDQITDHPEQFIVAELIREKILHATYEEVPHSIAVQIEEMYVQDNGVVYIGAVIYVERDSQKGIIIGKQGSMLKEIGRQARMDIEALLGSRIFLELWVKVKKDWRNHDLVLRDLGFHKE, encoded by the coding sequence ATGAATCCGAAACAAACTTATCGATCTGGTTTTGTTACACTGGTCGGCAGACCGAATGTCGGCAAATCCACCTTGCTGAACCAAATCGTCGGGCAAAAGGTTGCCATCATGTCCGATAAACCGCAGACGACGCGCAATAAGATCCAGGCCGTCTATACGACGGATCATGCGCAGATCGTCTTTTTGGATACACCGGGGATCCACAAACCGAAGCACAAACTCGGCGATTACATGGTGAAGACAGCGACATCGACGCTGAACGAAGTAGATCTCATCCTGTTCTTGATCGATGTGAGCGAAGAGCTTGGCGGCGGAGACCGTTTTATCATGAAGCAATTCGAAGGCGTGAATACGCCTGTCTTTTGCGTGATGAACAAGATCGATCTCGTCCGGCCGGAGAAATTGCTGGAGATCATCGCTCAGTACAAGGAAGAATACGATTTTGCAGAGTTCATCCCGGTCTCTGCTAAGCAGGGCAACAACGTGCAGACGCTGATCGATCAGATCCTCAAGCGTCTTCCCGAAGGTCCACAATACTATCCAGAAGATCAGATCACCGATCATCCCGAACAATTCATCGTAGCCGAACTCATCCGCGAGAAGATTCTTCATGCAACCTATGAAGAGGTGCCCCATTCCATTGCTGTGCAGATTGAGGAGATGTATGTTCAGGATAACGGCGTCGTCTATATCGGTGCTGTCATCTACGTCGAACGGGATTCACAGAAGGGAATCATCATCGGCAAACAGGGTTCGATGCTGAAGGAGATCGGCCGGCAGGCGCGCATGGATATCGAAGCGCTCCTTGGTTCGCGCATCTTCCTGGAACTCTGGGTCAAGGTCAAAAAAGATTGGCGCAATCATGATTTGGTCCTGCGTGATTTAGGCTTTCACAAAGAGTGA
- the floA gene encoding flotillin-like protein FloA (flotillin-like protein involved in membrane lipid rafts) — translation MIEVIYLLIIALVLVVFVVFFSFVPVMLWISALASGVRIGIITLVAMRLRRVIPSRIVNPMIKATKAGLGLSINQLESHYLAGGNVDRVVNALIAAQRANIPLVFERAAAIDLAGRDVLQAVQMSVNPKVIETPVVSAVAKDGIEVKVVARVTVRANIDRLVGGAGEDTIIARVGEGIVTTVGSSENHKQVLENPDAISRTVLEKGLDAGTAFEILSIDIADVDVGRNIGAQLQTDQAEADKRIAQAKAEERRAMAVAQEQEMKARVVEMRAKVVEAESQVPLAMADALREGKIGVMDYMNLQNIQSDTQMRSSISRMTNPGQSNNKDE, via the coding sequence ATGATTGAGGTTATCTATTTGTTAATCATCGCGCTGGTGCTGGTTGTGTTCGTCGTATTTTTCAGCTTCGTTCCAGTGATGCTCTGGATCTCTGCGCTGGCATCCGGAGTGCGTATCGGGATTATCACATTGGTTGCGATGCGTCTGAGAAGGGTCATCCCAAGCCGCATCGTCAACCCGATGATCAAGGCGACGAAAGCGGGTCTAGGTCTGTCGATTAACCAGTTGGAGAGCCATTACCTGGCTGGCGGCAACGTAGACCGCGTCGTCAATGCGCTGATCGCTGCACAGCGTGCGAATATCCCGCTTGTCTTCGAGCGCGCGGCGGCTATTGACTTGGCAGGTCGTGATGTTCTGCAAGCCGTGCAGATGAGCGTTAATCCCAAAGTCATCGAAACCCCTGTTGTTTCCGCCGTGGCAAAGGACGGGATCGAAGTGAAGGTCGTTGCCCGGGTGACAGTGCGGGCCAATATCGACAGACTTGTCGGCGGTGCCGGCGAAGATACGATCATCGCGCGTGTCGGTGAAGGGATCGTCACGACGGTTGGTTCCTCGGAGAATCACAAACAAGTTCTGGAAAATCCCGACGCGATCTCGCGTACCGTATTGGAGAAAGGCTTGGATGCGGGAACTGCCTTTGAGATCTTATCGATCGATATCGCTGATGTAGACGTAGGCCGCAACATCGGTGCCCAGCTGCAGACCGACCAAGCGGAAGCGGATAAGCGGATCGCTCAGGCGAAGGCGGAAGAACGCCGTGCAATGGCCGTTGCACAAGAGCAGGAGATGAAGGCGCGTGTCGTCGAGATGCGGGCAAAAGTCGTGGAAGCCGAGTCCCAGGTGCCGCTGGCGATGGCCGATGCGCTGCGTGAGGGCAAGATCGGCGTCATGGATTATATGAACCTGCAGAATATCCAATCGGATACGCAGATGCGCAGCTCGATCAGCCGCATGACCAATCCGGGTCAGTCTAACAACAAAGACGAGTAA
- a CDS encoding cytidine deaminase, which translates to MVIDQASLSEIERLVLQHAGQAREHAYVPYSKFQVGAAVLAEDGQIYGGCNIENAAYGSTNCAERSALYHAVSRGMKPGTFRMLAVIGETERPITPCGACRQVIAELCPPEMPVILANLQGQVMRTTVSALLPGAFTSQALESGNRDEDHEPSSKDRMRSEGETL; encoded by the coding sequence ATGGTCATCGATCAGGCATCGCTCAGCGAGATAGAGCGGCTGGTGTTGCAGCACGCCGGGCAAGCTCGTGAGCACGCTTACGTGCCGTATTCGAAGTTTCAGGTCGGCGCAGCCGTGCTGGCCGAGGATGGACAGATCTACGGCGGCTGCAACATCGAGAATGCCGCCTATGGCAGCACGAACTGTGCAGAGCGTTCCGCGTTGTATCACGCGGTATCCCGCGGGATGAAGCCGGGAACATTCCGGATGCTGGCGGTCATCGGTGAGACGGAAAGGCCGATCACGCCCTGCGGCGCTTGCAGACAGGTGATCGCAGAGCTGTGTCCGCCGGAGATGCCGGTGATCCTGGCCAACCTGCAAGGGCAGGTCATGCGCACGACAGTATCCGCTCTGCTGCCTGGTGCATTCACTTCGCAAGCGCTGGAAAGCGGAAACCGCGATGAAGACCATGAACCATCATCAAAGGATAGAATGAGATCAGAAGGAGAGACCTTATGA
- a CDS encoding YqzL family protein — MRDFSWKVFTMTGDVDAYMLYKESLKEDGDEQGEDIWNEEAREEHELM, encoded by the coding sequence ATGAGAGATTTTTCTTGGAAAGTATTCACGATGACCGGAGATGTCGATGCATACATGCTCTACAAGGAATCACTGAAGGAAGATGGGGACGAACAGGGAGAGGACATATGGAATGAAGAGGCGAGAGAGGAACATGAACTTATGTAA
- a CDS encoding NfeD family protein, producing the protein MLVLFILSPIVADTARAEPNGQGITAAETSPNRLVYVVPVHDTIDHGMKQFLERAFREAEEVGAHYVILDIDTFGGYVDAAMKIGPMIQRLSVPTAAFIHGHAFSAGTYIALSADEIIMQDGAVIGAAAMVDSQGNRITDSKQISAWVTAMRAAAQQSGRNPLYAEGMVDDQIIVEVPELGVTYGRGELISFSAQEAAAAGYAEHITRGLNGVLDYLGVSGYTVVEMEMSMAEKAGRILTNPYVQIILLIIGIAGVITEMLVPGFGVPGILGIAGFALYFFGNYAFGFAGVEHIALFVGGLILMLIELFVPSFGVLGALGIIALGSGVVLSANKTGQALQSLGIAVLAAAVIIVIVVRVFKHRGIWNRFILSDKLDKESGYVSNVEQTELLGATGVASSVLRPSGTAVIDGQKYDVVTNGEFIPANTPIKVIHVEGMRIVVSALQENEA; encoded by the coding sequence ATGTTGGTCTTGTTCATCTTATCGCCGATCGTAGCAGATACCGCCCGGGCAGAGCCGAATGGTCAAGGGATCACTGCGGCGGAAACAAGCCCGAATCGGCTCGTCTATGTCGTGCCAGTGCATGATACGATCGATCATGGGATGAAGCAGTTTCTGGAACGAGCATTCCGGGAAGCTGAAGAAGTCGGTGCTCATTATGTTATTCTGGATATCGATACCTTCGGCGGCTATGTGGATGCTGCGATGAAAATCGGCCCGATGATCCAACGGCTGTCTGTTCCAACGGCGGCCTTCATTCACGGGCATGCCTTCTCAGCGGGAACGTACATCGCGCTCAGCGCGGATGAGATCATCATGCAGGACGGTGCGGTGATCGGCGCGGCAGCCATGGTGGACAGCCAAGGAAACCGGATCACTGATTCTAAACAGATCTCGGCTTGGGTCACGGCGATGCGTGCTGCGGCACAGCAAAGCGGACGAAATCCCCTGTATGCAGAAGGGATGGTTGATGATCAGATCATCGTAGAAGTGCCGGAGCTGGGCGTGACGTATGGGAGAGGAGAATTGATCTCCTTCTCGGCGCAGGAGGCAGCGGCGGCGGGGTATGCGGAGCATATCACCAGGGGTCTAAACGGCGTTCTTGACTATCTTGGGGTTTCGGGGTATACGGTAGTGGAGATGGAGATGTCCATGGCGGAGAAGGCGGGACGCATCCTTACAAACCCTTATGTTCAGATCATTCTCTTGATTATCGGGATCGCCGGGGTGATCACCGAGATGCTGGTGCCAGGTTTTGGAGTTCCGGGGATCCTCGGTATAGCAGGCTTTGCGCTCTATTTCTTCGGAAATTATGCCTTCGGTTTTGCAGGTGTCGAGCATATCGCCCTATTCGTGGGGGGTCTCATCTTGATGCTGATCGAATTGTTCGTCCCGAGCTTCGGCGTACTCGGGGCCTTGGGCATCATCGCTCTGGGCAGCGGCGTCGTATTGTCTGCGAATAAGACGGGGCAGGCCTTGCAATCCTTGGGCATCGCTGTGCTCGCCGCTGCGGTGATCATCGTGATCGTCGTTAGGGTCTTCAAGCACCGCGGAATTTGGAATCGATTTATCTTAAGCGACAAACTGGACAAAGAGAGCGGCTATGTATCCAATGTGGAGCAAACGGAGCTGCTTGGCGCAACTGGTGTGGCTTCCTCGGTGCTAAGACCGTCGGGAACGGCGGTCATCGATGGTCAAAAATACGACGTAGTCACCAACGGCGAATTTATTCCTGCGAATACTCCGATTAAAGTCATCCATGTAGAGGGAATGAGGATAGTTGTTTCTGCATTGCAAGAGAATGAGGCATGA
- the yqfD gene encoding sporulation protein YqfD: MQSNLVSLIRGFVRLRVRGERVEAFLNRLVDEHILVWNISCLPDRGEIELDIHLSDFFRLRAWLRETGCRMRVLARFGMPFWLARLGERKFWAAGLILFVLGLYMLSSFVWSIDVVGNSRLSTQEVREIAAAQGIRPWAWKFRLPQVDELSTRMMQHLPDAAWVGVSIQGTRVTIEIVETTVPEPRELLSPRHLVSTSDAVITHIFAEEGKPMVRRNMRVKKGDILISGLIGNEVHQRAVVAKGEVRGLVWHEYEIRVPLNQQRKVYTGNEQQRFYLVLGNRALQISGYGQEDFEEEAVFTDRKELRWRSYSIPFGWMKQSAKEVRLEEVKLSESAAREMGLSQARADVYAKFGREAQIHDEKILHVDVQNGKVYMKVLFEVEHEISEELPIVYIEDPGSDDHEMEGTDDSSS, from the coding sequence ATGCAATCCAATCTCGTATCATTGATCAGAGGATTCGTACGCTTGCGTGTACGCGGCGAGCGGGTTGAGGCATTCCTTAATCGTTTGGTGGACGAGCACATCCTCGTCTGGAATATCTCGTGTTTGCCGGACCGGGGTGAGATTGAATTGGATATTCATCTCAGCGATTTTTTTCGTCTGCGTGCATGGTTGAGAGAGACGGGCTGCCGCATGCGCGTGCTCGCACGCTTCGGCATGCCGTTCTGGCTGGCGCGCCTCGGCGAAAGAAAGTTCTGGGCGGCTGGTTTGATTTTGTTCGTCCTCGGATTGTACATGTTGTCATCGTTTGTATGGTCCATCGATGTAGTCGGCAACAGCCGGCTCAGCACGCAGGAGGTACGGGAGATTGCAGCCGCACAAGGCATCCGCCCGTGGGCCTGGAAGTTCCGCTTGCCTCAGGTCGATGAACTGTCCACGCGCATGATGCAGCACCTCCCCGATGCCGCTTGGGTTGGCGTGTCCATACAAGGCACGCGGGTCACCATCGAGATCGTGGAAACGACTGTTCCCGAACCGCGGGAACTATTGAGTCCGCGGCACCTCGTATCAACTTCTGATGCTGTTATCACGCATATATTTGCGGAAGAGGGCAAGCCCATGGTGCGGCGGAATATGAGGGTTAAGAAAGGGGATATTCTGATCTCTGGACTCATAGGCAATGAGGTACATCAGCGGGCTGTCGTTGCCAAAGGAGAGGTCAGAGGTCTTGTTTGGCATGAATACGAGATTCGCGTGCCGCTTAATCAGCAACGCAAGGTGTACACAGGCAATGAGCAGCAGCGCTTCTATCTCGTCTTAGGAAACCGCGCATTGCAGATCTCAGGATATGGGCAGGAGGATTTCGAGGAAGAGGCCGTCTTTACCGATCGCAAAGAATTAAGATGGCGCAGCTACTCCATCCCCTTCGGCTGGATGAAGCAATCTGCGAAAGAAGTGAGGTTGGAGGAGGTTAAGTTGAGCGAGTCCGCTGCACGGGAGATGGGGTTGTCGCAGGCCCGTGCGGATGTATATGCTAAGTTCGGGAGAGAAGCACAAATTCATGACGAAAAAATTTTGCATGTGGATGTGCAGAATGGTAAAGTTTATATGAAAGTACTGTTTGAAGTGGAGCATGAGATCAGCGAGGAACTGCCTATCGTGTATATCGAAGATCCAGGTTCTGATGATCACGAGATGGAGGGAACGGACGACAGCAGCAGTTAA
- the recO gene encoding DNA repair protein RecO, with amino-acid sequence MLSRVEGIVLRAMDYGESNRILNVLTKQAGKISMMARGAKKVKSRFASLSQPFTHAEFVIFRSSPQAMGTINSGEIMRSHHRLREELELSACAAYLAELTNRLVADNEPIPALFDQLAAALDMMEAGKDAAVITQIYEMQMLAVAGFMPELYACVLCGSTANELSALEAEQGGTVCVKCRPQAAHAMDVSPAVLKLLRAYQQLDLRRLGSIKISRGSKDQLQRFIRTYMDVHLHVRWKSRDFLDQLSKLNFDST; translated from the coding sequence ATGCTGAGCAGAGTGGAAGGGATCGTGCTGCGCGCAATGGATTATGGGGAGAGCAACCGGATCTTAAACGTGCTGACCAAACAGGCGGGCAAGATCAGCATGATGGCGCGGGGCGCGAAGAAGGTCAAAAGCCGGTTTGCCAGCCTTTCACAACCGTTCACCCATGCTGAATTCGTCATCTTCCGAAGCTCGCCGCAGGCGATGGGCACGATCAACTCCGGTGAGATCATGCGCTCTCACCACCGCCTTAGGGAGGAGCTGGAATTATCCGCTTGCGCCGCATATCTGGCTGAACTGACCAATCGCCTTGTCGCAGACAATGAACCGATTCCTGCACTGTTCGATCAGCTTGCGGCAGCGTTGGACATGATGGAGGCCGGCAAGGATGCAGCGGTCATCACGCAGATCTATGAGATGCAGATGCTCGCGGTTGCTGGCTTCATGCCTGAACTATATGCTTGCGTGTTATGCGGTTCAACGGCGAATGAGCTGTCGGCTCTCGAAGCCGAGCAAGGCGGCACCGTCTGCGTGAAGTGCCGGCCTCAAGCCGCGCACGCCATGGACGTTTCCCCTGCTGTATTGAAACTTCTCAGGGCATATCAACAGTTGGATCTAAGGCGCCTGGGCAGCATCAAGATCTCTCGGGGCAGCAAAGATCAGCTGCAGCGTTTCATCCGCACGTACATGGACGTTCATCTGCATGTTCGCTGGAAATCAAGGGATTTCCTTGATCAGCTGAGCAAGCTCAATTTTGACTCGACATGA
- the yqfC gene encoding sporulation protein YqfC, whose translation MPPLGKRLRKLTAQFLDLPKDVIFDIPRITMIGNMQLYIENHRGVMAFSDRLLRLRLSSGCLEIEGRDLVIRAILTEEVFIEGTIDQVKYMYDDQDK comes from the coding sequence ATGCCTCCATTAGGCAAGAGATTGCGCAAATTGACCGCCCAGTTTCTTGATCTTCCCAAGGATGTTATCTTCGATATCCCCCGTATTACGATGATCGGCAATATGCAGCTGTATATCGAAAATCATCGCGGTGTCATGGCGTTTTCTGATCGGCTGCTGCGGTTAAGGCTTAGTTCGGGCTGTTTGGAGATCGAAGGACGGGATCTAGTGATCAGAGCAATTCTGACGGAGGAAGTCTTTATCGAGGGGACCATTGATCAAGTGAAGTATATGTACGACGATCAAGACAAGTAG